The Eublepharis macularius isolate TG4126 chromosome 3, MPM_Emac_v1.0, whole genome shotgun sequence genome has a window encoding:
- the FAM3B gene encoding protein FAM3B isoform X2, with product MKLAGFLFASICAWYLGSLFAYIIPEDSLTATIEHIQKVGEKPVLRAPPPKRQKCDHWSPCKPGSYAYRLLSGGGKEKMAKICFEDQQLISEEKKNAGRGINIAIVDYDTGKCIDAKYFDMWEGEFSASMIDFIKKAPQRSLLLMVTHDDGSTKLKEDAKKVIEDLGSKEIQNIRFRSSWAFIAAKGFKLPDDLEKEKINHSDNKKNRYGGWPAEIQIEGCIPPNLH from the exons aTGAAGTTAGCAGGATTTCTCTTTGCGTCTATCTGTGCTTGGTACTTAGGATCCTTATTTGCATATATCATACCAGAAGACTCACTTACAGCAACCATTGAGCACATTCAGAAAGTTGGAGAAAAACCAGTACTTAGGG CCCCACCGCCAAAAAGACAGAAGTGTGATCATTGGTCTCCATGTAAACCTGGGAGTTATGCTTACCGCTTACTCAGTGGTGGAGGCAAAGAGAAGATGGCAAAAATCTGCTTTGAAGATCAACA GCTCATAagtgaagaaaagaaaaatgcagggAGAGGCATCAACATTGCCATTGTGGACT ATGACACAGGAAAGTGTATAGATGCAAAATATTTTGACATGTGGGAAGGAG AATTCTCTGCGAGTATGATAGACTTTATCAAAAAGGCTCCACAAAGATCACTGCTCCTGATGGTGACTCACGACGATGGAAGCACCAA GTTAAAGGAGGATGCAAAAAAGGTGATAGAGGACCTCGGCAGTAAAGAAATACAAAACATACGATTCCGGTCAAGCTGGGCTTTCATAGCTGCAAAAGGTTTCAAGCTGCCAGATGACCTAGAGAAAGAAAAG ATCAACCATTCTGACAATAAGAAGAACCGATACGGAGGCTGGCCAGCTGAAATCCAGATAGAAGGCTGCATCCCCCCAAATCTACACTGA
- the FAM3B gene encoding protein FAM3B isoform X1, which yields MRVGCNNFMKLAGFLFASICAWYLGSLFAYIIPEDSLTATIEHIQKVGEKPVLRAPPPKRQKCDHWSPCKPGSYAYRLLSGGGKEKMAKICFEDQQLISEEKKNAGRGINIAIVDYDTGKCIDAKYFDMWEGEFSASMIDFIKKAPQRSLLLMVTHDDGSTKLKEDAKKVIEDLGSKEIQNIRFRSSWAFIAAKGFKLPDDLEKEKINHSDNKKNRYGGWPAEIQIEGCIPPNLH from the exons attttaTGAAGTTAGCAGGATTTCTCTTTGCGTCTATCTGTGCTTGGTACTTAGGATCCTTATTTGCATATATCATACCAGAAGACTCACTTACAGCAACCATTGAGCACATTCAGAAAGTTGGAGAAAAACCAGTACTTAGGG CCCCACCGCCAAAAAGACAGAAGTGTGATCATTGGTCTCCATGTAAACCTGGGAGTTATGCTTACCGCTTACTCAGTGGTGGAGGCAAAGAGAAGATGGCAAAAATCTGCTTTGAAGATCAACA GCTCATAagtgaagaaaagaaaaatgcagggAGAGGCATCAACATTGCCATTGTGGACT ATGACACAGGAAAGTGTATAGATGCAAAATATTTTGACATGTGGGAAGGAG AATTCTCTGCGAGTATGATAGACTTTATCAAAAAGGCTCCACAAAGATCACTGCTCCTGATGGTGACTCACGACGATGGAAGCACCAA GTTAAAGGAGGATGCAAAAAAGGTGATAGAGGACCTCGGCAGTAAAGAAATACAAAACATACGATTCCGGTCAAGCTGGGCTTTCATAGCTGCAAAAGGTTTCAAGCTGCCAGATGACCTAGAGAAAGAAAAG ATCAACCATTCTGACAATAAGAAGAACCGATACGGAGGCTGGCCAGCTGAAATCCAGATAGAAGGCTGCATCCCCCCAAATCTACACTGA